Proteins encoded within one genomic window of Hermetia illucens chromosome 2, iHerIll2.2.curated.20191125, whole genome shotgun sequence:
- the LOC119648320 gene encoding ER membrane protein complex subunit 10: MSSLHFVVIFFNILHLVTPYLESDGWLNIELHHALDRHNPDKFTFRGNVSIPSLNIGIANVLQEPLNSEDREKLKDLAEHNQFYRLKSYVTFSDATKIDYLTSTKACALANAQLADLLWVSIDTSGSVLAITQTVSGSGNCQDLQVSSEDLENFNTHVIVKQMELAPVPDTTSFIQKLEREREARERGEVKDNRGFFAKYWMYIVPIGLLVLISGATSPDGGQGGGR, translated from the exons ATGTCATCGTTGCACTTCGTTgtgatatttttcaatattttgcatttAGTGACT CCCTACCTTGAAAGCGATGGGTGGCTGAACATTGAGCTGCATCACGCCTTAGACAGGCACAACCCCGACAAATTCACATTCCGTGGCAATGTGTCCATTCCCAGCCTGAATATTGGAATAGCTAATGTATTGCAGGAGCCCCTCAACTCGGAGGATCGTGAGAAACTTAAG GACCTAGCCGAGCACAATCAATTCTACCGGCTCAAATCCTACGTCACTTTCTCGGATGCGACGAAAATCGATTATCTCACATCGACCAAAGCCTGTGCGCTGGCAAATGCCCAGTTGGCAGACTTACTGTGGGTGTCAATCGACACGAGCGGCTCAGTTCTCGCCATCACACAGACCGTCAGCGGCAGTGGAAACTGCCAGGACCTCCAAGTATCCAGCGAAGATCTAGAGAATTTCAACACGCACGTGATCGTCAAACAAATGGAACTTGCACCTGTACCCGATACTACCAGTTTCATTCAGAAATTAGAGCGTGAACGCGAGGCCCGCGAACGTGGGGAAGTGAAGGATAATCGAGGTTTCTTCGCGAAATAT TGGATGTACATTGTCCCAATTGGACTCCTTGTTTTGATTTCGGGCGCGACTAGCCCTGATGGTGGACAAGGAGGTGGCCGTTAA